The DNA region ACGGTGTTGAAGACCTTGACGACCTGCGCGTCCGGCAGGAGCCGCTGGTGCCGCTCGCCCCCGGAGTCCCCCACCCCGCCGGCGAGCCCCGGGGGCGCCCCCTTCGAAAAGTCCAACGGGTTGGTGACGTCCATCACGAGCTTGCCGCGGAAGTGCTCGGGACCGGCGATGCGGATCGCGTTCTCTGTTGCCGCGCCGAGCGTCGCGAGCAGGACCATCTCGCCGAACTGCGCGGCCGCGGTGAAGGAGCCGGCGGATGCGCGCGCGCCGGCCGCCTTCGCCCACGCCGCCGCCTTGGGATTCTCCGGCTCGCGGGAGCCGAGCATCACCTCATCGCCGAGCGCGAGAAATCCCCGCCCGAGTGCCTGGCCGACCTGGCCGCTCCCTAAGATGCCGACCTTCATGGCCACCCCCCTGGTCACGCGGTGTGCCGTCGGGAGTCCCGCGCCATCACGCGGCCGCGGGCCGGTCTCCGATCGTCACCTGCACGTCCTGAATCTGTCCGGCACGCACGAGCCGGACCGACTCCGTCGCGCCGATCCGGTCTTCCGTAAGGAGCCCCATCAATTCATCCGCCCGGTCCACGGACCGGCCGCCGATGGCGAGCACCAGATCGCCGACCAGCAGTCCGGCGCGCTCCGCGGGGCTGCCCGGCTCGACGCCGTGCACGAGGAGCCCGGCGCGCTGATTGACGGTTTGCGCCAGTGCCGAGGGCACGGGCACTGTTTGCGCGGCGACGCCCAGGTATCCTCGTCTAACACGCCCGTGGGTCAGCAGGGCGTCCATCACGCGGCGCACCGTGGGCGTTGGAATGGTGAGTACGAGCCCCCGCCTGAGTCCCGCGGTATTCACCCCGATCACCCGGCCGTCGGCGTCGAGCAGCGGACCGCCGGAGACGCCGCGGACGGGCTCGATGTCGGGCTCCAGATAGCGATCGACTCGGGTCCCACCCGGAATTTGCCAGTCCTGCCCGGCCGCGCTCAAGATGCCCAACCTCGCCCGGACCGTCCGCCCGGGGCGGCCGAGGGCCAGGACCAACTGACCGACCTTCAGGGCTTCCGGGTCCCGCCACGTGAGAACCGGCAGCGCGCTGGCCTGAACTCTGAGGACGGCGAGATCGGTACTCGGATCCCGGCCGACAACCGTGGCCGCGAGTTCGCGTCCGTCGCCCAAGACGATCGTGATATCCTCGTCGCGGCGTAGCATGTGCTCCGTGGTCAGCACAATTCCATCCGCCGACCAGACAATTCCGGTAGACGGGCGGCGCCCGCCCGAGACGCGGACGACCGACGGAGCGGCCGCCTCCACCGCGCCCGCCAGGGCGTCGGAAAACGTCGTGAGTGCACTCATGACCGTGTCACCTCGTTTGCGTGTGATGTGTCTACAACCTGAGGGTAGCGTGGCACGACAGGCCCGACATCCATCGTTCGATCAGGTCCCGGGGGTCAAATCGTGATAAGACCCAGGCGGGCGGCACGGACAACCGCTTCCGTCCGGCTCTGGGTGCTCAGCTTGCCGAGGATAGTATGGACGTGGAACTTCGCGGTGTGCTCCGTAATGCCGAGGCGCTCGGCAATCGCTTTGTTCGCGAGTCCCTCGGCCATCAACCGCAAGACCTCGCGCTCGCGGCGGGTGAGCGTCTCCACGGGGAAGTCCGCCTCGGGGTCTCGGGCCGCGTCCCCAAACCCGGCGACCGAAGGGTCGAGCGCGAGGAGCCCTCCCGCCACCGTCCCGGCGGCGAGGATCACCCGCTCGGCGTCGGCCGCGCGCGGCAGCAGCCCCGCGGCGCCCAGCGCGAGCGCCCGGAACCCGTCGCGCTCGTCCTGAACCACGGCTACGATCGGCACCCGCAGCTCCTGCGCTTCGGAGAGGCGCAGGAGCGACGTTTCGGGATCGTCGCCCAGATCCCAAATGATCGCGTCGGGGTCCGCGGCCGCCGCGGCCGCGGCGAGATCGTCGTCGGTGCCAAACGGTCCGACGACCGTGCATGCGGGATGCGCGGCCAGGCGCGCGCTCATCTCGGATCGCGCGCCGGGATCGTCGATGACCAGCATCAGCGTGAGGGAAGCAGCGACCATACAGCGACCTCG from bacterium includes:
- a CDS encoding NAD(P)-binding domain-containing protein; the protein is MKVGILGSGQVGQALGRGFLALGDEVMLGSREPENPKAAAWAKAAGARASAGSFTAAAQFGEMVLLATLGAATENAIRIAGPEHFRGKLVMDVTNPLDFSKGAPPGLAGGVGDSGGERHQRLLPDAQVVKVFNTVGNQLMFRPELPGGPPSMFICGDDARAKARVADICRDFGWETVDVGGIAAAHYLEAMCMVWVLAGSASHNWNNAFKFLRKP
- a CDS encoding trypsin-like peptidase domain-containing protein — translated: MSALTTFSDALAGAVEAAAPSVVRVSGGRRPSTGIVWSADGIVLTTEHMLRRDEDITIVLGDGRELAATVVGRDPSTDLAVLRVQASALPVLTWRDPEALKVGQLVLALGRPGRTVRARLGILSAAGQDWQIPGGTRVDRYLEPDIEPVRGVSGGPLLDADGRVIGVNTAGLRRGLVLTIPTPTVRRVMDALLTHGRVRRGYLGVAAQTVPVPSALAQTVNQRAGLLVHGVEPGSPAERAGLLVGDLVLAIGGRSVDRADELMGLLTEDRIGATESVRLVRAGQIQDVQVTIGDRPAAA
- a CDS encoding response regulator transcription factor, whose product is MVAASLTLMLVIDDPGARSEMSARLAAHPACTVVGPFGTDDDLAAAAAAADPDAIIWDLGDDPETSLLRLSEAQELRVPIVAVVQDERDGFRALALGAAGLLPRAADAERVILAAGTVAGGLLALDPSVAGFGDAARDPEADFPVETLTRREREVLRLMAEGLANKAIAERLGITEHTAKFHVHTILGKLSTQSRTEAVVRAARLGLITI